A genomic segment from Amphiura filiformis chromosome 10, Afil_fr2py, whole genome shotgun sequence encodes:
- the LOC140162670 gene encoding uncharacterized protein isoform X2 produces the protein MGICCCKPPDDDEENAEGKPIKDEDKTGSYGTVTEKQTHENLAEATTENEKLSTSPKDDDGVLEGPEAATEATPLLESPSPVPEENEKSALQTEASEAGEEAAVKDTTPTDGSDIKLEKEQELPSTDTTTGQTTMPQIEVTTSEEPSGASSQTTPKHSRGASVSENDPLPSPSEEGLQVAHDADGHKKRKSVGHKIKKKLSKLGHKRKRSSKSTSSTGGESSDHGDSGIQSGMHTL, from the exons ATGGGTATTTGCTGCTGTAAACCACCAGATGATGATGAGGAAAATGCTGAGGGAAAACCGATAAAAGATGAAGACAAAACAG GCAGCTATGGAACGGTGACAGAAAAGCAAACCCATGAAAACTTGGCAGAAGCAACAACAGAAAATGAAAAACTCAGTACATCACCTAAAGATGATGATGGTGTTCTTGAAGGACCAGAAGCAGCTACTGAGGCGACTCCTCTCCTAGAATCACCATCACCAGTTCCTGAAGAAAATGAGAAATCAGCCCTTCAAACAG AGGCAAGTGAAGCAGGTGAAGAAGCCGCCGTCAAAGACACCACACCAACAGATGGATCTGATATCAAGTTAGAAAAAGAACAGGAACTACCATCAACAGATACCACCACCGGACAAACAACTATGCCGCAGATCGAGGTCACAACATCTGAGGAGCCATCGGGAGCTTCTTCACAAACCACTCCAAAGCATTCGCGAGGAGCGAGTGTCAGCGAAAACGACCCGCTACCATCACCATCAGAGGAAGGCTTACAAGTGGCGCATGACGCGGATGGACACAAGAAGCGGAAATCGGTTGGacataagattaagaaaaaattgagCAAACTAGGACATAAAAGAAAGAGGAGCAGCAAAAGTACGAGTAGTACTGGCGGGGAGAGCAGTGATCACGGGGATAGTGGAATCCAGAGTGGTATGCACACGCTCTGA